One window from the genome of Podospora pseudocomata strain CBS 415.72m chromosome 6, whole genome shotgun sequence encodes:
- a CDS encoding hypothetical protein (COG:L; EggNog:ENOG503P2A7), with product MSTSTSVQNPNIGANLPIPTENTGTHNPDSGGLIDTATAMSALVDILDGQPITPPSLYIDLEGVNLSRHGTISILQIYVLPRRRAYLIDIHILGEKAFSTLSSTMGRTFKDILESETIPKVFFDVRNDSDALFSHFQIRLAGVQDLQLMELATRTFSRRVVCGLARCIEHDASLSASERSSWMATKERGTRLFAPERGGSYQVFNERPLNEEIRRYCVQDVHLLPRLWAHYYGKLTKAWERRVCEASRDRVALSQTPGFNGKGRHMALAPAGWSWL from the coding sequence ATGTCGACTTCTACTTCTGTTCAGAATCCGAACATCGGGGCAAACCTACCGATACCCACGGAGAACACGGGTACCCACAACCCGGATTCCGGCGGCCTCATCGACACCGCTACGGCTATGTCCGCCCTCGTGGATatccttgatggccagccCATCACGCCTCCCTCGCTGTACATCGACCTCGAGGGAGTTAACCTTTCCAGACATGGCACTATATCCATTCTTCAAATCTATGTTCTGCCCCGTCGCAGGGCCTACCTCATcgacatccacatcctcggTGAAAAGGCGTTCTCCACCCTCAGCTCAACCATGGGCCGTACCTTCAAGGACATCCTGGAGTCAGAGACTATCCCTAAGGTCTTCTTCGACGTCCGTAACGACTCAGATGCGCTATTCAGCCACTTCCAGATCCGTCTCGCAGGCGTCCAGGACCTGCAGCTGATGGAGCTCGCCACGCGCACGTTTTCGCGGAGGGTCGTCTGCGGGCTGGCCCGGTGCATTGAGCACGATGCCTCTCTGAGCGCATCGGAGCGGAGTTCCTGGATGGCCACCAAGGAGCGAGGCACCAGGCTTTTTGCGCCCGAACGTGGGGGCAGTTACCAGGTGTTCAATGAGCGGCCTCTCAATGAGGAAATCAGGCGCTACTGTGTTCAGGAcgtccatctcctcccccggttGTGGGCGCACTATTACGGTAAGCTCACGAAGGCTTGGGAAAGAAGGGTGTGTGAGGCCTCGCGGGACAGAGTGGCGCTGTCTCAGACGCCCGGGTTCAATGGCAAAGGACGGCATATGGCACTGGCACCAGCGGGTTGGTCTTGGCTGTAA
- the VPS36 gene encoding Vacuolar protein-sorting-associated protein 36 (EggNog:ENOG503P0KE; COG:U; BUSCO:EOG09262LQT) gives MFLKHIDLTTALRPSYLPDEDLLFVQDNVGLYEGKFKLPNQQNGQVYLTSHRICYVDKAEPRKYSVALDLKDVERYEFYAGFFKSSPKITLIPKATKRAPLQQRSPAHVSIPSRSGNSSPAHRQEGVLRVSPVEPTPVSAATWVCTICSFSNPVPSNFDPTAANAHTPLPPCLACGIKPTLTHVLKAAISNASTRGPSSPALQTPLPVRPKQISDLTSPQSPGLTAPPRSSDPDASFHCPRCTFANHPSLLSCEICGASLISHDIPASLTQSLRTNTESPGPFLNSTAPAPVGLESPENVKLSFRHGGEKIFYERLKGCMTQRKWLLQNAPPIPKSSRSDGTNGGSGTAGSSEPERQRPKIGGIAGLERQTQAMRKNNELVIGNAFEDLEALMASAKEIVALAESFAKQVRGAGGSSASENALLAESASQLGLITTKDIVGSNGGDSLYLSELARTLAEFLTDDRRGVLRKAGGVISLVDLWAMFNRARGGVELVSPADFEKAANLWEKLELPVRLRVFKSGVKVVQSKDRTDESTIKALLAWMKDLHEFPPEKEVSWDWHEFGRGVTARDVAERFGWSIGVAEEELEMAEEKGVLCREEGIEGLKFWENFIDTGEGKGYKDEATLKAELTLKMLRESGFI, from the exons ATGTTCTTAAAGCACATCGACTTGACAACCGCACTGCGGCCTTCGTACCTGCCCGATGAAGACCTGCTTTTCGTGCAAGACAATGTGGGGTTGTATGAGGG CAAGTTCAAACTCCCGAATCAGCAAAATGGCCAGGTCTACTTGACATCGCATCGGATATGCTACGTCGACAAGGCAGAGCCAAGAAAGTACTCGGTTGCGCTGGACCTGAAAGATGTGGAGCGCTATGAGTTCTAT GCTGGCTTTTTCAAGTCCTCTCCAAAGATCACCCTGATACCCAAAGCAACAAAGCGTGCGCCCCTTCAACAGCGCTCTCCAGCTCATGTCTCTATTCCTTCCCGGAGCGGCAATTCCTCGCCAGCCCATCGCCAAGAGGGCGTCCTCCGGGTATCACCAGTTGAGCCTACGCCCGTGAGCGCAGCTACCTGGGTTTGCACCATCTGCAGCTTCTCAAACCCTGTCCCGTCCAACTTTGACCCTACTGCCGCCAACGCTCACACACCTCTGCCTCCGTGTTTGGCATGCGGCATTAaaccaaccctaacccatgTTCTGAAAGCCGCAATCAGCAATGCATCAACCCGTGGACCATCGAGTCCGGCTCTCCAAACGCCGCTACCCGTGAGGCCGAAGCAAATCTCTGACCTAACCTCACCACAGTCTCCAGGCCTCACAGCACCCCCCCGAAGTTCAGATCCCGATGCCTCCTTCCACTGCCCACGATGTACCTTTGCCAACCATCCCTCTCTCCTATCCTGCGAAATATGCGGCGCCTCACTCATCTCCCACGACATCCCAGCCAGTCTCACTCAGAGCCTCCGAACCAACACGGAATCTCCCGGCCCCTTCCTCaactccaccgcccccgccccagTTGGCCTGGAAAGCCCAGAGAACGTCAAGCTTTCTTTCCgccatggtggtgagaagatATTCTACGAACGTCTCAAAGGCTGCATGACGCAGCGGAAATGGCTTCTCCAGAACGcgccccccatccccaagtcATCTCGCTCCGATGGCACCAACGGTGGTTCTGGTACTGCCGGGTCATCAGAACCGGAGAGACAACGGCCCAAGATTGGTGGTATTGCCGGCCTGGAACGGCAAACTCAGGCGATGCGCAAGAATAACGAGCTCGTCATTGGAAACGCCTTTGAAGACTTGGAAGCGCTCATGGCATCGGCGAAGGAGATTGTAGCTTTGGCGGAAAGTTTCGCGAAGCAAGTCAGGGGCGCTGGGGGCTCGTCCGCGAGTGAGAATGCTCTGTTGGCCGAGTCGGCAAGTCAGCTTGGGTTGATCACCACGAAGGATATTGTTGGGAGTAACGGGGGCGACTCTTTGTATCTGAGTGAGTTGGCAAGAACGTTGGCCGAGTTTTTGACGGATGACAGGAGGGGGGTCTTGAGAAAGGCCGGGGGAGTAATCTCACTTGTGGATCTATGGGCTATGTTCAACCGAGCCCGAGGCGGAGTCGAACTGGTTAGTCCCGCGGACTTTGAGAAAGCAGCGAATCTATGGGAGAAATTGGAGTTGCCGGTTAGGCTGAGGGTGTTTAAATCAGGGGTGAAGGTTGTACAGAGCAAGGATAGGACGGACGAGTCGACGATCAAGGCGTTACTGGCTTGGATGAAGGATTTGCATGAGTTTCCTCCTGAGAAGGAAGTGTCGTGGGATTGGCAtgagtttgggaggggggttacTGCGAGAGATGTGGCGGAGAGGTTTGGGTGGAGTATTGGtgttgccgaggaagagttggagatggcggaggaaaagggggtgctTTGTCGGGAGGAAGGgattgaggggttgaagttTTGGGAGAATTTTATTGACACgggggaaggaaaggggtaTAAAGACGAGGCGACGCTGAAGGCGGAGTTGACGCTCAagatgttgagggagagtGGGTTTATTTGA
- a CDS encoding hypothetical protein (EggNog:ENOG503NY18), which produces MKESGINGGLETLKPPHQILAVTTSPLTTTTTAIMDAKTTTTTTSAVPPSEQTTKWNTKNLPFRLGADLISAASAAVLVAPIISVIDRSIMENASGRSPLLTSLRTSLTTFLTSPKTMFLSKPFGLIFALYGGTYLTANTLDTYLSTTQSLAPTYVSSGPEKFIASSTANIGICIYKDQVFVRLFGPPGITRPVTLPSYALFAMRDCMTIFASFNVPGLLGPRIQERLSEGWRRSGPTGATMAQFAAPAAVQVFSTPVHLWGLDIYNRPGVGVGERVRLVVRNWGVSTAARVCRIVPAFGVGGVVNFKVRGG; this is translated from the exons atgaaggagagtGGAATAAACGGCGGCTTGGAAACTCTCAAACCGCCTCATCAGATTCTTGCAGTCACAACTTcacccctcaccaccacaaccaccgcaaTCATGGACGCCAaaactaccaccaccaccaccagtgccGTCCCCCCAAGCGAGCAAACCACAAAATGGAACACCAAAAACCTCCCCTTCCGCCTCGGCGCCGACCtcatctccgccgcctcaGCAGCCGTCCTCGTAGCACCCATCATCTCAGTCATTGACCG ATCAATAATGGAAAACGCCTCAGGCCGCTCCCCCCTCCTAACCTCCCTCcgcacctccctcaccaccttcctcacctcccccaaaacaatGTTCCTCTCCAAACCCTTCGGCCTCATCTTCGCCCTCTACGGCGGCACCTACCTCACAGCCAACACCCTAGACACCTACCTCTCAACAACGCAATCCCTGGCCCCCACATACGTCTCCTCCGGCCCAGAAAAgttcatcgcctcctccacagcaaaCATAGGAATTTGCATCTACAAAGACCAAGTTTTTGTCCGCCTGTTTGGTCCCCCGGGCATCACCCGCCCTGTCACCCTCCCGTCGTACGCGCTGTTTGCGATGAGGGATTGCATGACGATTTTCGCGTCGTTTAATGTGCCGGGGCTGCTGGGCCCGAGGATACAGGAGAGGCTGAGcgaggggtggaggaggtcggggCCGACGGGGGCGACGATGGCGCAGTTTGCCgcgccggcggcggtgcaGGTTTTTAGCACGCCGGTGCACCTTTGGGGGTTGGACATTTACAACaggccgggggtgggggtgggggagagggtgaggttggtggtgaggaattGGGGGGTGAGcacggcggcgagggtgtgCAGGATCGTGCCGGcttttggggtggggggggtggtgaatttcaaggtgagggggggttga